The genomic interval GCAAGGGCAGTGAAATCAGCAGTGCCAGTACCCGTGGCACCACCAGCAGCTCCATCGGGTTCAGGCCCAGGGTACGGATGGCGTCGATTTCCTCGTTGGCCTTCATCGAGCCGATCTGCGCGGTGAAAGCGCTGGCGGTGCGGCCGGCCATGAGGATGGCGGTCAGCAGCACGGCGAACTCGCGCAGGAACGAGAACGCCACCAGGTCCACGGTGAAAATGGTCGCGCCGAATGCGGCCAGTACCGTGGCACCGAGGAAGGCCACCACCGCGCCCACCAGGAAGGTCAGCAAGGCGACGATGGGGGCCGCGTCCAGCCCGGTCTGTTCGATATGTGCCACAACCGGCGTGAGGCGCCAGCGGTGCGGTGTCAGGGCGCGGCGTAGCAGGGTCTCGAGGATGACACCGATGAAACCGAGCAACTGCATGGAGTCTTGCCACAGTGTGCCGACGGCACGGCCGATGCGTTCCAGCAGCATCAGCAGGACGTTGCGCTCGGGCTCCTTGACCGGGATGCAGTAGTCCTGGACCGAGCAGTAGACGTTCTTGAGCAGTGCGCGGCTGGCTTCGGGCAGGTCCTCGGCACAGTGTGACAGGCGTTCTGAGCCGAGCAGCTCGGCCAGCAGCGAGGCCCCGGCGGTGTCCAGGCGGCCCAGCTGGCTGAGGTCGGCGACGGCGTCAGCAGTGTAGTGCGCGCGTAGCTGCTCGCTCTCGCGCCTGAGGCTGGCGTAGTGCGCCAGTGTCCAGTCACCGGTTATGCGCAGGCAGGCCGGTTGGCTGCTGGCATCCAGGGTGGCGCTGGGTGGGGTCATAGGCTCCATGCAATTGACTCGGCGCTAAGGCTTAAGGGCTGATCATAGCGCAGCCGGCATGGGCTGTTAGGTGATTATGTGCTGTGTGTTGATGCCCCGGGGGCGCATAGCGCCCCTTTCATTTACTGCGCTGGCGTGTCGTCGACCACCTTGAAACGCAGTACCCCAATCACCTGGCCATCTTCGGTCAGCACCCTCACCTGCCACTTGCCCACCGGGTTTGGCGGGAAGTTCTGCTTGTGGGTCCAGGCCCGGTAGCCTTCCTTGCGCCCGCCATGGATGTCCAGGGCGATGCGGTCCACCTCTTTGCCGTCCTTTTGCCACACATGGTAGATCCGCTCGTTCAGGCCGCGTGGTGCGTTGATGGCGGTGTAGGCGTACAGGCCGCTGCTGCGTATGCGGCTGGCGGCAATTTCGTCCAGCGACTCGCCGGGCTGGCGGTTCAGCACTTCGGTACTCACCGCCACCTCGGTCATCCACAGGGTTGCTGGCGGTACCCAGGAGCGCAGCAGCCAGCCCCCGGCACCGACCGACAGGGTGACCAGCACCAGCGCCACGGCGCGGCGCCAGTTGTTGATCGGGAAGCTGCTGGCCAGGCTGGGGAAAGACAGCGCCATGGCCGCGATCAGGGCCAGCTTGAAACTCTGCGCGGTGGTCAGGTGCAGGATGATCGGCAGCGCGGTCAGCAGGGCGGCGAACAGCGTCAGGGTATGCAGCGCCAGGAACAGCCAGCGCCGTGGTGCCAGCCATTTGTAGTACAGCGGATCGATGATCGAAATCAGGCCTGCGGCACCGAGCAAACCGGTGAACACCAGCTGGCCGCTGTTCCAGGTGGTGGTGATGAAGAAGAACGGCAGCACGAAGAACAGCGTTTCCTGGTGGATCATCTGCGTCGCGTAGCGCAACAGCGGCTGCGGGATTTCGCGGTTGAAAGTACGCGCGAACAAGCCGGTGAGGGTGTTTTCCAGCATCAGCCAGACCCAACTGACCAGCATGAGCACGGCAACCCAGCTGGCCAGGCCGGCTTGCCTGTCGACCAGGATGAAGCTGCCTATACCGGAGAGAAAACCGCCGAGCGCGATGATGCCGGGGTAGCGTTTGAGCAGTTCGATGATGCGCTGGACGATATGGGGAATTTGGGGCATTAGGGGCTACAACAGAAAGGATGAGTTGGCTGTCCGGGCCCCTTCGCGGGCATGCCCGCTCCCACAGGGTTCGGCGATGCAGTCCCTGTGGGAGCGGGCGTGCCCGCGAAGGAGGCGGTACTGGCAAAAGGATACCGCCGATTCACCGCTGCCGTGTAGCACCACTCGGCCGTTCAGGCCCATGCCGCCGCCAGCGCAGCAACCCTGCTGCCAGGACCACCCCCACAAGCAAGGCGATCAAGCCGTAAAGCTCGTCATAGCCAAGCAACGGCTTCTCGATGCGCACATAGCCATCTTCCTTGAGCAGTTCTTTCAGCGCCTCATTGGCCTGTTCAAGGCTGACCTGGCGCAACTTGCGCACCGGGTTCGCAAAACGCCCGTCGGTATAGTCGTTCAGCGCTCCCCAGTAGTAGTCGGCCAGGGCACTGTTGCCCTGGGTGCTCCAGCTTTCCTTGGCCACGCTGGCGTCCTTGATGCGGGCGAAGGTGTCCGGGTCGAGGCCTTCCTTGCGAAGGTGTTCGAACAGGGCCTGCATCACCTTCACTGCCTTGTCGATGTCATCGCGCTCCAGGTCGGCGTTGAGGCTGAGCAGGCCGGTGTCGCCAAAGCTCTCACGCTGCACCGTGGGTCCGTAGGACAGCCCGTTGCGCAGGCGCAGCTGGTCGTACAGCGCCCAGTCCAGGTAGCGTGACAGCAGGTCGAGGGTGGACTGGTGGTCGTTGTCCAGCACCGGTTCGATGAACAGCCAGTGCAGCTTGACGCCATCGCCCAGCCAGCCGCGGGTCAGGTCGCGACGCTGCTCCGCCTGTTGGGTGATGCTTTCAAGGTTGCGGCGCTCTTCCGGTTCAGTGGCGGGTAGCTCGCCAAAGGTGCGCTCAAGATAGGCCGGTAACAGGCGGTCAAGGCCACCGACCATGATCAGGGTCATGTTGTTGGCGGCGTACCAGCGATCACGCAAGGCTTGCACCTGCTCCAGGGTCATGTCGTCGATATTGGAGCGCTCCGGGCATTTCAGGCCCAGCTCGGTGGCCAGCTGGTCGCTGGCAGGGTGGCCGATGTCCTGGCGGTCGAGCCAGCGCTGCAGGTGGCCATAATGGCCGCCATCTTCGCGCTCGATGATGCGCTTGGCAGTGGTCAGGGCTTTGGCGTCGATGCGGGTATCGCGGATAACCGCCAGCAGCAGGTCGAGGACCTTGCGCTGGTTGCGCGCCGGGGCTTCGATGACAAAGGTGGTGTCGGCGCTGCTGGTGTAGGCGTTCCACTCGCCACCCAGCGCTTGCAGGCGCTCTTCCAGGCCGCCCTCGCCCGTTTCGTCAATGCCGCTGAACAGCAGGTGCTCAAGCAGGTGCGGCAGTTCTTTCTGCTCGCAATCGAAGTCGTCCAGGCCCACCCCGACCACCAGGCGGATTGCCACGTGGTCACGTTCGTAGCCGTTTTTCAGGATGATCTGCAGGCCATTGGGCAGCAGGTAGCCCTCGACTCGCGAGCGGTCGAGGGCCAATGAGGGCAGGCTGCAGATCAGCAGGCAAACGAACATCAGGCAACGCATGGGCGAGCGAGGGTCCTTTTGTAGGCAGAATCAGGGCAGACGGGCTTCGTCCGGTACGCTGTCGAGCATCAGGCCGCCGGTGTCCGAGCCGCCTAGTACCACATAGGCACTGCTGCAGAACAAAGAGTTCAACCGTTTCATGTCGGCAATCAGTTCCAAGTGTAGCGAACTGGTCTCGATGCTTTGCACCACCTTACGCTGCAAGCGGCTGACATGGGCGTGCGCCAAGCGCCGTTCCTGGGCGCGAAAACGGCGTTTTTCCCGCAGCAGCAAGCGGGCGCTTTCCGGGTCGGCGCTGAGAAATACCGACAGGCCCAGGCGCAGGTTGGCCAGTAATTGCTCCTGCAGGCCGGTCAGCTCCTCCAGGCCTGTCTGGGAAAACTCCCGGCGCTGGCTGGTTTTTTGCTGCTGGACCTTGCGCAACATGCGCTCGATCAGGTCGCAGGCCAGCTTGAGGTTGATTGCCAGTTCGATGATCTCCGCCCAGCGGCGGTTGTCCTGCTCGCTAAGGTCTTCGCGGGACATCTGCGCCAGGTACAGTTTGATCGCGCTGTACAGGGCTTCGGCGTCTTCGGCCAAGGCGCGAACCTGCTGTGGCAGGGCGGTCTGGGTTCCGCGCAGGGCGCCGAGCATGGCTTCGAGCAGGCTGTCGACGATATCGCCCAGGCGCAGGGTTTCGCGGGCGGCGTTGGCCAAGGCCAGGCTGGGCGTTTCCAGTGCCGAAGCGTCCAGATGGCGTGGGCGCACTTGCCCGTTACCGGTTTCGCGCTCAGGCAGCAGTGTGTTGCACAGCCGGCCCATGAGTTTGACTGTGGGTAGCATCAGCAGGCAGCGCAGCGTGTTGTAGAGCAGGTGAAAGCCGATGACCAGCTCTTGGGGGCTGAAGCTGAGCGAGTCCATCCACTCCACCAGTGGGTGCAGCACCGGGATGATCAGCACCAGGCCGAACAGCTTGTACAGCAGGCTGCCCAAAGCTACCCGGCGCCCGGCGGTGTTCTGCATGCTGGTGCTGATGAAGGCCAGCAAGCCACTGCCGATGTTTGCGCCGACCACCAGGCCGATGGCCACCGGCAGGCTGATGACTTCGGCGCCGGCCAATGTCGCAGTGAGCAGCACGGCGGCCAGGCTGGAATAGGAAATCATGGCGAACATGGCGCCTACCAAGGCGTCCAGCATGATGTCGCCGGTCAGCGAAGCAAACAGCACTTTTACGCCTTGTGCATGGGTGATAGGCGCAGCTGCCTGCACGATCAGCTCCAGTGCCAGAATGATCAGGCCAAGGCCGATACCTACCCGACCTAATTGGCCAGCGCGCGTCTGCTTGCGCGAGAGGAAGAAAATAACGCCCAGGAAAATCAGCAGCGGTGACAGCCACGACAGGTCGAAGGTCAATACCCGGGCCATCAACGCGGTACCCACATCGGCACCCAGCATGATCGCCAGGGCCGGGGTCATGGCCATCAGGCCCTGGCCGACGAAAGACGTGACCAACATGGCGGTGGCGTTACTGCTTTGCACCATGGCGGTGACCAGAATACCGGCTATGAAAGCCAACGGACGCTTGTCCATGTTCTGGCTGATGATGCGCCGCAGGTTCGAACCGAATACCCGAAGGATGCCGGTACGCACGATGTGGGTGCCCCAGACCAGCAGCGTCACGGCCGAAAGCAGGTTGAGCAGGGTCAACATGGCGAAGGCCCCCTGTTGCACTGGCCCATAGGGCCCAGAAAAAGAAACGTGAGCGTTTGAAGAATTTTCGGTGCTCACTCAAAGCTTTAGTTGTTTTGCGCAGCTGTCGCCAGCTTCGCATGGCAGTCATTTATTTGAAACACATGGAAATGAATGATTGCCTGTGCGCGCTTTTTTGCGGGGTGAAGCCCGCTCCCACAGGGATCGTGTTCAGAAAGCGGGCATGAAAAAGGGCCCCGAACGAAGGGCCCTTTGGTTTTCCTGCACTCCCTGGTTTTATTGACCCGGGATGTCCTTGCGCAGTTTCACCGGCTCCTGTTCTGTGCCTTTCTTGCGGGCCGAGGCAGTGCGCATGCGGATGTTGATAGCTTCCACTGCCAGCGAGAAGGCCATGGCGAAGTAGACATAACCCTTCGGTACGTGCACCTCGAAAGCCTCGGCGATCAGCACGGTACCGACCACGATCAGGAACGACAGTGCGAGCATTTTCAGCGACGGGTGTTTGTCGATGAAATTGCTGATCGCACCGGCGCACAGCATCATCACCAGCACGGCTACGACGATGGCGGCGATCATCACCGGTACGTGGGAAACCATGCCCACTGCGGTGATTACCGAGTCCAGCGAGAACACGATGTCGATGATGGCGATCTGGATAATGGTGTAGAAGAACTTGCCACCTGCGCCTTTTGGCTCATCCGGGCTTTCGTCCTCGCCTTCCAGGCCGTGGTAAATCTCTTGCGAGCTT from Pseudomonas fortuita carries:
- a CDS encoding Na/Pi cotransporter family protein; protein product: MLTLLNLLSAVTLLVWGTHIVRTGILRVFGSNLRRIISQNMDKRPLAFIAGILVTAMVQSSNATAMLVTSFVGQGLMAMTPALAIMLGADVGTALMARVLTFDLSWLSPLLIFLGVIFFLSRKQTRAGQLGRVGIGLGLIILALELIVQAAAPITHAQGVKVLFASLTGDIMLDALVGAMFAMISYSSLAAVLLTATLAGAEVISLPVAIGLVVGANIGSGLLAFISTSMQNTAGRRVALGSLLYKLFGLVLIIPVLHPLVEWMDSLSFSPQELVIGFHLLYNTLRCLLMLPTVKLMGRLCNTLLPERETGNGQVRPRHLDASALETPSLALANAARETLRLGDIVDSLLEAMLGALRGTQTALPQQVRALAEDAEALYSAIKLYLAQMSREDLSEQDNRRWAEIIELAINLKLACDLIERMLRKVQQQKTSQRREFSQTGLEELTGLQEQLLANLRLGLSVFLSADPESARLLLREKRRFRAQERRLAHAHVSRLQRKVVQSIETSSLHLELIADMKRLNSLFCSSAYVVLGGSDTGGLMLDSVPDEARLP
- a CDS encoding M16 family metallopeptidase; this encodes MRCLMFVCLLICSLPSLALDRSRVEGYLLPNGLQIILKNGYERDHVAIRLVVGVGLDDFDCEQKELPHLLEHLLFSGIDETGEGGLEERLQALGGEWNAYTSSADTTFVIEAPARNQRKVLDLLLAVIRDTRIDAKALTTAKRIIEREDGGHYGHLQRWLDRQDIGHPASDQLATELGLKCPERSNIDDMTLEQVQALRDRWYAANNMTLIMVGGLDRLLPAYLERTFGELPATEPEERRNLESITQQAEQRRDLTRGWLGDGVKLHWLFIEPVLDNDHQSTLDLLSRYLDWALYDQLRLRNGLSYGPTVQRESFGDTGLLSLNADLERDDIDKAVKVMQALFEHLRKEGLDPDTFARIKDASVAKESWSTQGNSALADYYWGALNDYTDGRFANPVRKLRQVSLEQANEALKELLKEDGYVRIEKPLLGYDELYGLIALLVGVVLAAGLLRWRRHGPERPSGATRQR
- a CDS encoding DUF5924 family protein yields the protein MPQIPHIVQRIIELLKRYPGIIALGGFLSGIGSFILVDRQAGLASWVAVLMLVSWVWLMLENTLTGLFARTFNREIPQPLLRYATQMIHQETLFFVLPFFFITTTWNSGQLVFTGLLGAAGLISIIDPLYYKWLAPRRWLFLALHTLTLFAALLTALPIILHLTTAQSFKLALIAAMALSFPSLASSFPINNWRRAVALVLVTLSVGAGGWLLRSWVPPATLWMTEVAVSTEVLNRQPGESLDEIAASRIRSSGLYAYTAINAPRGLNERIYHVWQKDGKEVDRIALDIHGGRKEGYRAWTHKQNFPPNPVGKWQVRVLTEDGQVIGVLRFKVVDDTPAQ
- a CDS encoding TerC family protein codes for the protein MEWLTSPEIWVAFFTLTALEIVLGIDNIIMISILVSRMPKHMQPRTRIFGLALAMVTRIMLLLSITWVMRLTADLFVVFGQGISGRDLILFFGGLFLLWKSSQEIYHGLEGEDESPDEPKGAGGKFFYTIIQIAIIDIVFSLDSVITAVGMVSHVPVMIAAIVVAVLVMMLCAGAISNFIDKHPSLKMLALSFLIVVGTVLIAEAFEVHVPKGYVYFAMAFSLAVEAINIRMRTASARKKGTEQEPVKLRKDIPGQ
- a CDS encoding ABC transporter permease, encoding MEPMTPPSATLDASSQPACLRITGDWTLAHYASLRRESEQLRAHYTADAVADLSQLGRLDTAGASLLAELLGSERLSHCAEDLPEASRALLKNVYCSVQDYCIPVKEPERNVLLMLLERIGRAVGTLWQDSMQLLGFIGVILETLLRRALTPHRWRLTPVVAHIEQTGLDAAPIVALLTFLVGAVVAFLGATVLAAFGATIFTVDLVAFSFLREFAVLLTAILMAGRTASAFTAQIGSMKANEEIDAIRTLGLNPMELLVVPRVLALLISLPLLTFIAMICGIVGGAVVCALSLGISPAMFLSLLQTDIGVQHFLVGLAKAPFFAFLIAAIGCLEGFKVSGSAESVGAHTTSAVVQSIFVVIVLDAVAALFFMEMGW